The DNA region ACACTCAAAAGCTCCATTCATATCAAAATCCTAGCCACTCTCACCTTAGCATTTTTAAAATGAATATTTAGTCCACATACAAATTTATTTTCACACAATACCTATGTGAAAGGCTTTAATAAATCACCGTTAAAATCTACATTTTGTTACACACAAAATACAGTGACATATTTAATTGACTATTATTCATTTCTAACTGCTTTACATGACCTCTCTAAAAGAATCTTAAAATTACTTTTCTCCATCATTGCGTAATTATTATATTCAATTTTATTAGCAAGCTGAATTAATTTAAAATTACTAAAATAAATTTACAAAAAATAAAAATGGCTCCGCGAAAAGGATTCGAACCTTCAACCTATCGGTTAACAGCCGAGTGCTCCACCGTTGAGCTATCGCGGAATATTTTACTTGCCTCACTTACATATACTATTATAACAAGTTATTTTAAAAAAGCAAGCATTATTTTAATTTTTTTATTTTTGTGGATATTTCATCAATGAATCTTCCTTAGTGGGAATACAAACTCCCACTAAGTTTAGATGAATTATCCAGGGACGTAGCCACTCTTTACTCCCACTTTGAAGAAAAGCAGAGAACCAAAATCTTCGATTTTCTGTGAATCGCTTTCACAGAGTGCGGTGAGAGTATTAGAGTGGGTAGTCATCGGATAAAAATAACACTATCAAAACTATAGTGATAAACTAGTTTTGATAGTGTTCTCATTAGATTCGGAATACTTCACAATGCTTAAAATTTTTATCTATTCCATAACCTATAATTAACATTTATTATTATGCTAATGGTTTCATTGTAGGAAATAATATAACATCCCTTATGGAATAAGCATCTGTTAAAAACATAATAAGTCTATCAATACCTATTCCAAGTCCACCAGTTGGAGGCATTCCAATTTCCAAAGCGTTAATAAAATCATCATCCATCATATATGCTTCATCATCTCCAAGTTCTCTTTCCCTAAGTTGTTGTACAAATCTATCCTTTTGAACTATTGGATCATTAAGTTCTGAGTAGGCATTACATAATTCTCTTCCATATATAAAACCTTCAAATCTTTCTGTGAAATCCTCATTACCTCTCTTCTTCTTGGTAAGAGGTGATATTTCTACTGGATAATCATATACAAAGGTAGGCTGTATCATCTTTTCCTCACCAAAAGCTTCGAAAAGCTCATTTAATATATCGCCTTTTGTACAATCCTCTAGGTTTTTCTTGAGCTCAAGTCCCTTTTCTTTAGCTATAGATCTTGCTTCTTCATCTGATTTTATTTCACTAAAATCAACTCCGGCATATTCCTTAACAGCATCCACCATAGTTATTCTCTTCCATGGCGGCTTAAAATCTATTTCAGTACCTTGATATGTTACTTTAGTTGTTCCAAGTACCTTTTCACAAACATAGGCAACCATATTTTCTGTTATTTCCATCATATCGTTATAATCAGCATAGGCTTCATATAATTCTATCATGGTAAATTCCGGGTTATGTCTTACATCTATACCTTCATTTCTAAAGTTCTTACCTATTTCATATACCTTTTCAAATCCACCTACAATAAGCCTCTTTAGATATAGTTCTGTTGCTATTCTAAGATACATATCTATATCCAGTGCATTGTGATGGGTATCAAAAGGTCTAGCAGCCGCTCCACCAGCTATAGGTGACAATATAGGTGTTTCAACCTCAAGATATTCTCTATTGTCCAAAAACTCTCTTATAGCCTTTATAATAGCAGTTCTCTTAAAGAAAGTATCTCTAACCTCCTGATTGATTATAAGATCAACATATCTCTGTCTATATCTTAAATCTGGATCCTTTAAACCATGGAATTTTTCTGGTAGTGGCTTTAAAGATTTAGATAAAAGTTCAAAGTCTGTAATATGTATACTAACTTCACCTGTTTTTGTCTTAAATACTCTACCAGTTATTGATACAAAGTCTCCTATATCAAAAGTTTTGTAAGCCTTAAGCTTTTCTTCACCTACATCGTCTATTTTTATATAAAGTTGTATTTTACCGTATCTGTCAAAAATATCAGAAAATCCAGCCTTTCCATGTACTCTTTTAGACATGAGCCTTCCTGCAACAGTAACTGTTTTATCTTCAAGTTCATCATAATTTTCTTTTATCTGCTGAGATGTATGAGTTCTCTCCACAGAATAAACATCAAAAGGATCTTTTCCTGCTGCCTGAAGATCTGAAAGCTTCTGTCTTCTCTCTTTTAATAAATCGTTCATTTCAGCTTCAGCTTTTGCTTGAAGTCTTTGTAATTTTATTTCCTCTTTTGTCAATGACTCTTTTTCATTTGACATTACTATACCTCCAATTATGGTCTATTTATTTCTAGTATTTCAAATTTATTTGTACCATCAGGAACCTGTACCTCTATTATTTCTCCCACTTTTTTACCAATCAAAGCACTTCCTATTGGCGATTCATTAGAAATTTTATTTTTAAGAGGATCCGCCTCTGCAGAACCTACAATTAAAAAATTCACTTCTTCATCAAATTCATAATCTTTAACTTTAACTAAACTTCCTACATTAACCTTGTCTTTTGGAATGTCTGATTCATCTACTATAGTAGCATTTTTAAGCATATTTTCAAGTTGTATAATTCTTCCTTCAAGAAAAGCCTGATCATTTTTAGCTTCATCATATTCTGAATTCTCACTTAAATCTCCAAAAGAAAGAGCAACTTTTATCTTTTCAGTAACTTCTTTTCTTTTTGTAGTCTTAAGATATTCTAATTCCTCTTCTAATTTTTTTAAGCCCTCATAAGTCATAACATATTTTTTTGTTTCACTCATTTTATTTCTCCCCTTCTAATTTCATGAAATGCCCTATTCTATATTTATAGGTAATTTATTTATCAATAATAATAAAACAAAAGACTACCAATATCTAGATGTAGCCATTTAAGTAATTATAAAACAGCCCATTTCCATTGTCAATATTATCGATACAGACCATTCTAAATATTAATTTTACTTTCTAAATTGTATTCACATTATTAATATTTTATAACAAAATGTATTTATTTAATATATGAATTATAATCAACATCATTTATTTAATCAGTACAATAGTTAATTTGAAAGACTATAGCTATTTCTGAGCCAATAAAGATTTATAATTTTTTAGTATTTCTATAACTTTATCACTATGTCCTTCATAATTCACTTTATTTTTTATATCTGTAGAATTTTTTAATCCCTTCAAGTACCAAGCTATATTTTTTCTCATTTCTCTAATTGCTTTAGCTTCTCCATAATGGTCTACTGCAAGTTTTAAATGGGCAATACATAAATCAATTTTTTCTTCTACAGAAGGTTTTACAATTATTTCTCCCCTAATAGCCTGATTAATTTCTCTAAAAATCCACGGATTACCCATAGCCCCTCTAGCTATCATTATGCCATCACACTGTGTCTGCTCTCTAATTTTCAAGGCATCTTCCGCTAAAAAAATATCTCCATTTCCTATAACAGGTATAGAAAGCTGTTTTTTTACTTCAGCTATTATATTCCAATCTGCCTTGCCTTCGTACATTTGCTCTCTAGTTCTTCCATGAACTGTTACTGCATCCGCTCCAGCATCCTCCATTTTCTTGGCAAATTCTACAGCATTTATATTGCTACTATCAAAGCCCTTTCTGAATTTTACTGTTACAGGTTTAGTAGAAGCTCTTTTCACTTCCCTTACTATATCAGCAGCTAACTGGGGATCTTTCATAAGAGCAGATCCTTCACCATTTTTCACTATTTTGTGAGCAGGGCAACCCATATTGATATCAACTAGGCATATATTTTTATCATTATTAAAAAAATCACAGGCCTTAGCCATAACTAAAGGCTCACTTCCAAAGATTTGCACAGCTGCAGGACTTTCCTTATTAGATACCTTAAGTAGTTCTTTAGTATTTTCACTTCCGTAGTACAAAGCCTTTGCACTTATCATTTCAGTATAAACAAGCCCACATCCCATATCTTTGCATATTCCTCTAAATATAATATCCGTTACCCCAGCCATGGGTGCAAGAAAAACATCATTGGAAAATTCAAGCCCTGATATTTTCATAATTCACCTGCTTTTTATTCTTTTCATATATGATTCTTAAGCCTTCCAAGGTCAAAAATGGATTCACAATATCCACATTTTTAGATTCCTCACTTATAAGCTTAGCAAGACCTCCAGTAGCCACTACTAAAATATCCTGCTCACCTAATTCTAACATTTCTATCTTCATTTTATGCACAATATAATCAACTTGACCTATGTATCCATATACTATTCCCGCCTGCATACTTGTTACTGTGTTTCTACAAATAACTTCTGAAGGCCTAAGTAATTCAACTCTTGGAAGCTTTGCTGCCTTCTGGAAGAGAGCATCTGATGATATTTTTATTCCTGGGCAAATTGCCCCACCTAGATAGTCACCATTTTCTCTTACAGCGCAAAAGGTAGTAGCAGTTCCAAAATCAATAATAATTAAAGGTTTATTGTATATCTCATGGGCAGCTACTGCATTTACAATTCTATCGGCTCCAACTTCTCTTGGGTTATCATATTTAATATTAATGCCAGTTTTAACTCCTGGCCCTACAACTATTGGTCCTATTTTAAAATATTTTCTAATCATATGTTCAAGAGAATACATAATATTTGGCACTACAGAAGATATTATTACTCCCTCAACCATGTTAATTTCAAGCTTGCTTAAAGAAAATAGATTTAAAAACTGAATTCCATACTCATCTGCAGTTCTAAACATATCTGTTGAAAGTCTCCATTCAGTTATAAGATCTTTTTTATCGTAAATACCAATAACTATATTAGTATTCCCAACATCCAGAACTAAAATCAAATTAATACACCCCTTATAAGGCATCTGAAAAATGACGAGACAAAGATGCCTAAAATTATAAGAGCGGCTCTTTAAAGCCACCCTTTGTATTCTGTATATGGAAGTATAGTAGATAAAAATACAATAAATTCATTTTAACAACTTAATTTTATTTGGTCAAGTATTTTAGCCATCAAAATAAACCTATTATAGATCCATCTTGGTTAATATCCATTTTTTCTGCTGCTGGCACCTTTGGAAGTCCTGGCATTGTCATAATATTTCCGGTTAAAGCTACAATGAATCCAGCTCCATTGGAAACTCTTACCTCTCCTACAGTTATGTAAAAACCTTTTGGTCTTGCAAGTAATGAAGGATTATCTGAAAGTGAATATTGAGTTTTAGCAACACAAATAGGCAATCTATCTAAGTTGAATTTTTCAAGTTCTGCAATTTGCTTCTCTGCTGCAGTAGTATATGTAACACCTTCAGCTCCATATATTTCTCTTGCTATAGTTTCCAATTTTTCCTTAATAGTTTTCTTCTCATCATAGATATATTTAAAATCGCTGTTTTCATTTTCAATTATATCTAAAACATTATCTGCAAGATCAAGTCCACCTTCTCCACCTTTTTCCCAAACTTCAGTAAGTGAAACTCTCACTCCTAAGTCCCGACAATATTTTTCAATAAAATCCAATTCATCGTTACTGTCAGTTATAAATTTATTTATTGCCACAACTACAGGTACGCCATATTTTTTTACATTTTCAATTTGTTTACCTAAATTTTCTATTCCGTTTTTTAAGGCATCTACATTTGCAGTATTTAAGTCAGCCTTTTTTACTCCTCCATGATGTTTAAGAGCTCTAACCGTAGCAACTATTACGGTACAAGCTGGTTTTAAATTTCCATATCTGCATTTTATGTCAAAAAACTTTTCAGCTCCAAGATCTGCACCGAAACCTGCTTCTGTAACGGTATAATCAGAAAGTTTCAATGCCGTTTTAGTGGCTAAAACACTATTACACCCATGAGCTATATTAGCAAAAGGTCCTCCATGAATTATTGCTGGAGTATTTTCTAAGGTTTGAACTAAATTAGGTCGTATGGCATCCTTCATAAGAAGCGCCATAGCTCCTTCAACTTTTAGATCTTTGCAATATACAGGCTCACCATCTAAATTATAAGCCACTAATATTTTACCCATCCTCTCTTTTAGATCCATGAGATCATTAGCTAAACATAATATTGCCATTATTTCAGATGCAACTGTAATCATAAAGCCATCTTCTCTAGGAAATCCATTTGGCTTTCCACCCAGTCCAACAACTATCCTTCTCAATACTCTATCATTCATGTCCATTACTCTTTTAAAAACTATTCTTCTTACATCTATCTTCAGTGGATTTCCCTGCTGCACATGATTATCTACAGCTGCACAAAGCAAATTATTTGCAGAGGTTATTGCATGCATATCACCAGTAAAATGTAAATTTATATCCTCCATAGGTACAACCTGCGCATATCCACCGCCAGCAGCTCCACCCTTTATGCCAAAAACAGGACCTAAAGAAGGTTCTCTTAATGCAATAACAACATTTTTATTTTTTCTCTTTAATGCATCCCC from Clostridium pasteurianum BC1 includes:
- the lysS gene encoding lysine--tRNA ligase, which translates into the protein MSNEKESLTKEEIKLQRLQAKAEAEMNDLLKERRQKLSDLQAAGKDPFDVYSVERTHTSQQIKENYDELEDKTVTVAGRLMSKRVHGKAGFSDIFDRYGKIQLYIKIDDVGEEKLKAYKTFDIGDFVSITGRVFKTKTGEVSIHITDFELLSKSLKPLPEKFHGLKDPDLRYRQRYVDLIINQEVRDTFFKRTAIIKAIREFLDNREYLEVETPILSPIAGGAAARPFDTHHNALDIDMYLRIATELYLKRLIVGGFEKVYEIGKNFRNEGIDVRHNPEFTMIELYEAYADYNDMMEITENMVAYVCEKVLGTTKVTYQGTEIDFKPPWKRITMVDAVKEYAGVDFSEIKSDEEARSIAKEKGLELKKNLEDCTKGDILNELFEAFGEEKMIQPTFVYDYPVEISPLTKKKRGNEDFTERFEGFIYGRELCNAYSELNDPIVQKDRFVQQLRERELGDDEAYMMDDDFINALEIGMPPTGGLGIGIDRLIMFLTDAYSIRDVILFPTMKPLA
- the greA gene encoding transcription elongation factor GreA codes for the protein MSETKKYVMTYEGLKKLEEELEYLKTTKRKEVTEKIKVALSFGDLSENSEYDEAKNDQAFLEGRIIQLENMLKNATIVDESDIPKDKVNVGSLVKVKDYEFDEEVNFLIVGSAEADPLKNKISNESPIGSALIGKKVGEIIEVQVPDGTNKFEILEINRP
- the dusB gene encoding tRNA dihydrouridine synthase DusB; amino-acid sequence: MKISGLEFSNDVFLAPMAGVTDIIFRGICKDMGCGLVYTEMISAKALYYGSENTKELLKVSNKESPAAVQIFGSEPLVMAKACDFFNNDKNICLVDINMGCPAHKIVKNGEGSALMKDPQLAADIVREVKRASTKPVTVKFRKGFDSSNINAVEFAKKMEDAGADAVTVHGRTREQMYEGKADWNIIAEVKKQLSIPVIGNGDIFLAEDALKIREQTQCDGIMIARGAMGNPWIFREINQAIRGEIIVKPSVEEKIDLCIAHLKLAVDHYGEAKAIREMRKNIAWYLKGLKNSTDIKNKVNYEGHSDKVIEILKNYKSLLAQK
- a CDS encoding type III pantothenate kinase, with translation MILVLDVGNTNIVIGIYDKKDLITEWRLSTDMFRTADEYGIQFLNLFSLSKLEINMVEGVIISSVVPNIMYSLEHMIRKYFKIGPIVVGPGVKTGINIKYDNPREVGADRIVNAVAAHEIYNKPLIIIDFGTATTFCAVRENGDYLGGAICPGIKISSDALFQKAAKLPRVELLRPSEVICRNTVTSMQAGIVYGYIGQVDYIVHKMKIEMLELGEQDILVVATGGLAKLISEESKNVDIVNPFLTLEGLRIIYEKNKKQVNYENIRA
- a CDS encoding formate--tetrahydrofolate ligase, whose amino-acid sequence is MKSDIEIAQSCKMEPIYKVAEKLGLKEDDIDLYGRYKCKISLDILKKNSEKDNGKLILVTAINPTPAGEGKSTVTVGLGDALKRKNKNVVIALREPSLGPVFGIKGGAAGGGYAQVVPMEDINLHFTGDMHAITSANNLLCAAVDNHVQQGNPLKIDVRRIVFKRVMDMNDRVLRRIVVGLGGKPNGFPREDGFMITVASEIMAILCLANDLMDLKERMGKILVAYNLDGEPVYCKDLKVEGAMALLMKDAIRPNLVQTLENTPAIIHGGPFANIAHGCNSVLATKTALKLSDYTVTEAGFGADLGAEKFFDIKCRYGNLKPACTVIVATVRALKHHGGVKKADLNTANVDALKNGIENLGKQIENVKKYGVPVVVAINKFITDSNDELDFIEKYCRDLGVRVSLTEVWEKGGEGGLDLADNVLDIIENENSDFKYIYDEKKTIKEKLETIAREIYGAEGVTYTTAAEKQIAELEKFNLDRLPICVAKTQYSLSDNPSLLARPKGFYITVGEVRVSNGAGFIVALTGNIMTMPGLPKVPAAEKMDINQDGSIIGLF